The DNA region GCCGCGGGCGGGCGGATCCTCGGTGATCCGCAGCCGCTCACCGGCCGCGATCCGCAGCTGTTCGCGGACCAGGTCGAGCCCGGATGTCTCCTCGGTCACGGGGTGCTCGACCTGCAGCCGGGTGTTGACCTCGAGGAAGCTGATCACGCCGTCGCGGCCGACGAGGAACTCCACCGTGCCCGCGCCGACGTAGCCGGCCTCTCGGCAGATCGCGCGCGCCGCCTCGTGGATCTGGCTGTGTTGATCGTCGGTGAGGAACGGCGCCGGCGCCTCTTCGACCAGCTTCTGGTGGCGCCGCTGCAGTGAGCAGTCGCGGGTGCCGACCACCACGACCGTGCCGTGGGTGTCGGCGAGCACCTGCGCCTCGACGTGCCGGGGGGCGTCGAGATAGCGCTCGACGAAGCACTCGGGCCGGCCGAACGCTGCCTGTGCCTCGCGGACCGCTGAGTCGAACAGCTCCGGTATCTCCTCGATGGTCCGGGCGACCTTCAGCCCGCGCCCGCCACCGCCGAACGCCGCCTTGATGGCGACCGGAAGGCCGTGTTCGCGGGCGAAGGTGACCACCTCGTCCGCGCCGTCGACCGGGTCGGGGGTGCCGGGCACGAGCGGCGCACCCGCCGCCATCGCGATGTGTCGGGCCTGCACCTTGTCGCCCAGCGCGAGGATCGCCGCGGGCCCCGGACCGACCCAGGTCAGTCCGGCATCGAGGACCGCCTGGGCGAAGTCGGCGTTCTCCGACAGGAACCCGTAGCCGGGGTGCACCGTATCGGCCCCGGAGGCACTGCAGGCACCGAGGATCTTTTCGATGTTCAGGTAGGAGTCGGCGGGGGTGGTGCCGCCGAGGGCGAACGCCTCGTCGGCCATCCGCACGTGCAGGGCGTCGCGGTCCGGTTCGGCGTAGACGGCGACGCTGTCGAGGCCGGCGTCGCGGCACGCGCGGGCGACTCGGACGGCGATCTCGCCGCGGTTGGCGATCAGCACCTTGCGCATGCGGTTCTCCTCGTTCGACTGCGGGTGCAGTCTAGGCCCGCCCGCCGGCGCCGCCGTCCGCGAGCCGAGCACCACGTCCGGAATGCGGCTCGTGGCGGGAGATGTCGGTGCCGCCGCCACAGCGAATCGCCCAGTCCCGGATGGATCCCGAGGGCTGGGCGTCCGCTAGCCGGGGTTACCCCGCTCCGACGGGGGACGGAGGAGTCGGGGCCTTCGGGAGCCGAAGACGATACTTCAGCTGAAGATCACGCTACGCCACTACGACCCGGTTCCGGTGCGCTATTCGGGCGACCGGCACCCGCTGCCACC from Mycobacteriales bacterium includes:
- a CDS encoding biotin carboxylase N-terminal domain-containing protein; this translates as MRKVLIANRGEIAVRVARACRDAGLDSVAVYAEPDRDALHVRMADEAFALGGTTPADSYLNIEKILGACSASGADTVHPGYGFLSENADFAQAVLDAGLTWVGPGPAAILALGDKVQARHIAMAAGAPLVPGTPDPVDGADEVVTFAREHGLPVAIKAAFGGGGRGLKVARTIEEIPELFDSAVREAQAAFGRPECFVERYLDAPRHVEAQVLADTHGTVVVVGTRDCSLQRRHQKLVEEAPAPFLTDDQHSQIHEAARAICREAGYVGAGTVEFLVGRDGVISFLEVNTRLQVEHPVTEETSGLDLVREQLRIAAGERLRITEDPPARGHAIEFRINGEDPGRGFLPAPGAISRYVEPGGPGVRVDSGVETGSVIGGAFDSLLAKLIVVGESRAEALARARRALDEMAVEGMATALPFHRAVVRDPAFTDEPFRVHTRWIETEFDQQIPPFAGPVAEADEPAARDTVVVEVNGKRLEVSVPADLAAPSDRSGPKAKRRRSSHGSSAAGGDALTSPMQGTIVKVAVTEGDTVAEGELVVVLEAMKMEQPLSAHKAGTVKKLEAAVGDVVSSGTVICEIAD